In Carya illinoinensis chloroplast, complete genome, one DNA window encodes the following:
- the ycf15 gene encoding hypothetical chloroplast RF15 yields the protein MLKHGRIEILDQNIMYG from the coding sequence CTGCTGAAACACGGAAGAATTGAAATCTTAGATCAAAACATTATGTATGGATGA
- the ndhb gene encoding NADH dehydrogenase subunit 2, which translates to MIWHVQNENFILDSTRIFMKAFHLLLFDGSLIFPECILIFGLILLLMIDSTSDQKDIPWLYFISSTSLVMSITALLFRWREEPMISFSGNFQSNNFNEIFQFLILLCSTLCIPLSVEYIECTEMVITEFLLFVLTATLGGMFLCGANDLITIFVAPECFSLCSYLLSGYTKKDVRSNEATMKYLLMGGASSSILVHGFSWLYGSSGGEIELQEIVNGLINTQMYNSPGISIALIFITVGIGFKLSPAPSHQWTPDVYEGVRFVRSPTPVVAFLSVTSKVAASASATRIFDIPFYFSSNEWHLLLEILAILSMIFGNLIAITQTSMKRMLAYSSIGQIGYVIIGIIVGDSNGGYASMITYMLFYISMNLGTFACIVSFGLRTGTDNIRDYAGLYTKDPFLALSFALCLLSLGGLPPLAGFFGKLHLFWCGWQAGLYFLVSIGLLTSVVSIYYYLKIIKLLMTGRNQEITPHVRNYRRSPLSLRSNNSIELSMIVCVIASTIPGISMNPIIEIAQDTLF; encoded by the exons ATGATCTGGCATGTACAGAATGAAAACTTCATTCTCGATTCTACGAGAATTTTTATGAAAGCCTTTCATTTGCTTCTCTTCGATGGAAGTTTGATTTTCCCAGAATGTATCCTAATTTTTGGCCTAATTCTTCTTCTGATGATCGATTCAACCTCTGATCAAAAAGATATACCTTGGTTATATTTCATCTCTTCAACAAGTTTAGTAATGAGCATAACGGCCCTATTGTTCCGATGGAGAGAAGAACCTATGATTAGCTTTTCGGGAAATTTCCAAAGTAACAATTTCAACGAAATCTTTCAATTTCTTATTTTACTATGTTCAACTTTATGTATTCCTCTATCCGTAGAGTACATTGAATGTACAGAAATGGTTATAACAGAGTTTCTGTTATTCGTATTAACAGCTACTCTAGGAGGAATGTTTTTATGCGGTGCTAACGATTTAATAACTATCTTTGTAGCTCCAGAATGTTTCAGTTTATGCTCCTACCTATTATCTGGATATACCAAGAAAGATGTACGGTCTAATGAGGCTACTATGAAATATTTACTCATGGGCGGGGCAAGCTCTTCTATTCTGGTTCATGGTTTCTCTTGGCTATATGGTTCATCCGGGGGAGAGATCGAGCTTCAAGAAATAGTGAATGGTCTTATCAATACACAAATGTATAACTCCCCAGGAATTTCAATTGCGCTTATATTCATCACTGTCGGAATTGGGTTCAAGCTTTCCCCAGCCCCTTCTCATCAATGGACTCCTGACGTATACGAAGGAGTGCGGTTCGTTCGA TCTCCCACTCCAGTCGTTGCTTTTCTTTCTGTTACTTCGAAAGTAGCTGCTTCAGCTTCAGCCACTCGAATTTTCGATATTCCTTTTTATTTCTCATCAAACGAATGGCATCTTCTTCTGGAAATCCTAGCTATTCTTAGCATGATATTTGGGAATCTCATTGCTATTACTCAAACAAGCATGAAACGTATGCTTGCGTATTCGTCCATAGGTCAAATCGGATATGTAATTATTGGAATAATTGTTGGAGACTCAAATGGTGGATATGCAAGCATGATAACTTATATGCTGTTCTATATCTCCATGAATCTAGGAACTTTTGCTTGCATTGTATCATTTGGTCTACGTACCGGAACTGATAACATTCGAGATTATGCAGGATTATACACGAAAGATCCTTTTTTGGCTCTCTCTTTCGCCCTATGTCTCTTATCCTTAGGAGGTCTTCCTCCACTAGCAGGTTTTTTCGGAAAACTTCATTTATTCTGGTGTGGATGGCAGGCAGGTCTATATTTCTTGGTTTCAATAGGACTCCTTACGAGCGTTGTTTCTATCTACTATTATCTAAAAATAATCAAGTTATTAATGACTGGACGAAACCAAGAAATAACCCCTCACGTGCGAAATTATAGAAGATCCCCTTTAAGTTTAAGATCAAACAATTCCATCGAATTGAGTATGATTGTATGTGTGATAGCATCTACTATACCAGGAATATCAATGAACCCGATTATTGAAATTGCTCAGGATACCCTTTTTTAG
- the rps7 gene encoding ribosomal protein S7, with protein MSRRGTAEEKTAKSDPIYRNRLVNMLVNRILKHGKKSLAYQIIYRAMKKIQQKTETNPLSVLRQAIRGVTPDIAVKARRVGGSTHQVPIEIGSAQGKALAIRWLLGASRKRPGRNMTFKLNSELVDAAKGSGDAIRKKEETHRMAEANRAFAHFR; from the coding sequence ATGTCACGTCGAGGTACTGCAGAAGAAAAAACTGCAAAATCCGATCCAATTTATCGGAATCGATTAGTTAACATGTTGGTTAACCGTATTCTGAAACACGGAAAAAAATCATTGGCTTATCAAATTATCTATCGAGCTATGAAAAAGATTCAACAAAAGACAGAAACGAATCCACTATCTGTTTTACGTCAAGCAATACGTGGAGTAACTCCCGACATAGCAGTAAAAGCAAGACGTGTAGGCGGATCGACTCATCAAGTTCCCATTGAAATAGGATCCGCACAAGGAAAAGCACTTGCCATTCGTTGGTTATTAGGGGCATCCCGAAAACGCCCGGGTCGAAATATGACTTTCAAGTTAAATTCCGAATTAGTGGATGCTGCCAAAGGGAGTGGCGATGCCATACGTAAAAAGGAAGAGACTCATAGAATGGCAGAGGCAAATAGAGCTTTTGCACATTTTCGTTAA